GCGTGCCGTCGGGATGGCCATCGGCCAGCCCCAGCCACTGTCCGTCCGGGTCGAACGCCAGGTCGTTGGGCGAGTGCGCGCTGTGCGCGGTCCACTGCAGCGTCGCGGCGGTGCCGGCATCGGCGTACACGGCGACGATGCCACCGCCGCTGAGATTGCCGGCGATCGCGACCTTGTCGCCGGCACGATCGCAGGCCACCCCGTAGATGGTCGTGGCGCCTTCGGGCACCGTCTGGGTCCAGGCCGGCCCAGGGGTTTTCTGGAACGCCGCCACGTCGAACGCGTACAGCGTGCCGTCGCTGGCACCGGCGTAGGCCCGGCGCCCATCGCTCGACAGCGCCGCGGCATGCACGCGGGCCTGCTTGGGCAACTGCCAGCGCGTCAGCGTCCCCGGTTGTCCCGCGGCGATCGGGAACAGGATGATCTCGCCCTGCGCGCTGGCCACCAGCCCGATCGTGCCATCGGCGGCGATGCCGGTGGCGATGACGCTGTCGGCGCTGTCGCCGGTGCCCCCGGCGGTCAGCGCGATGCACGCGGGCGTGGCGGAGAACACCGCATCGCCCTCGCGGTAGAACAGATAGCCCTGCTCGGCGCCGGCCAGCAAGGTCCGCCCGCCCGCGTCCAGCGCCACCATGTTGCCGCGGACGGGGAGCGCAAAGGACAGCAGCTCGTCGCCGCCGGGAACCGCCCAGGCACCGACGAAGCCCGCATACGGCGACTGGCTCTTCCAGCCGCAGCTGGCCATGGTGCCGCCGTCCGCCGCCACGTCGACCCAGTACACGCCCTGCCAGCCGTCGAACTCCTTCGTCAGCAGACGGTTGCCGGCGCGGTCCCAGGCATAGGTGCCGAAGCAGCCCTGCTGGTTGCCGCCCACGTCGCTGCGCGTGGCCGCAGGCGCGATGCGCTCGAAGATCTTGCGCTGCTCGACCGGCACCGCCTCCAGCCCGGGAATCTGCGACACGCTGCCGTACTGGTGGAAAAAGGTGCCGGCGACGATGACATTGCCATCGTCGGACACCGCCACCGAGTTGATGTAGTAGCCGGCATGCGGCTGGGTCGACCAGAGCAGTTCAGGCACGTCGTTCATCGCGGCTTTCTCCCTTCGGCTGAAGCGTCCGTCCTCCATCGACGGAAAGCAGACGCTGGACTGAAACACGACACCCGTGACCGACGCCGAGCGCCCGCTTGCGCGCGCCTGCCGGACGGCTCAGCGCACCTCGGCGATCTCGACCCCGTCCAGGCCCTGCGCCAGGGTGCGCGCGTCGCCGCCCTGGGCCAGCTTGATGCGCAGGCGCACCTCGTTCTGCGAATCGGCGTGGCGCAGCGCATCCTCGTAGCTGATCTCGCCGGCCTGGTACAGCTCGAACAGGCTCTGGTCGAAGGTCTTCATGCCCAGGTTGGTGGACTCCTTCATCACGTCCTTGAGCTTGTGGATCTCGCCCTCGCGGATGTAGTCCTGCACCAGCGGCGTGCC
This genomic stretch from Xanthomonas sacchari harbors:
- a CDS encoding WD40 repeat domain-containing protein; translation: MNDVPELLWSTQPHAGYYINSVAVSDDGNVIVAGTFFHQYGSVSQIPGLEAVPVEQRKIFERIAPAATRSDVGGNQQGCFGTYAWDRAGNRLLTKEFDGWQGVYWVDVAADGGTMASCGWKSQSPYAGFVGAWAVPGGDELLSFALPVRGNMVALDAGGRTLLAGAEQGYLFYREGDAVFSATPACIALTAGGTGDSADSVIATGIAADGTIGLVASAQGEIILFPIAAGQPGTLTRWQLPKQARVHAAALSSDGRRAYAGASDGTLYAFDVAAFQKTPGPAWTQTVPEGATTIYGVACDRAGDKVAIAGNLSGGGIVAVYADAGTAATLQWTAHSAHSPNDLAFDPDGQWLGLADGHPDGTPGAFTLWNAGDGTQQWSYGTDDMSWPIRLNSGATVVVGGSDDSTVTAFVGPGSAIGRGRAESDG